The DNA sequence TGGTCAGCACCAGGTCTCGCTGGCTCGCGGAAATCACCGGTCCCATCTGGGTCGACGGGTCCAGCCCGTTGCCCAGGCGGATACGGGCAATGCGCTGCTGCAATGCGTGTATGAAACGATCATGGATCGGGTCTTCCACCAGCAGCCGCGAACCCGCTGAGCAGATTTGTCCCGCATTGAAAAACACAGCATTGAGCGCTTGGTCCAGGGCCACTTCGAAGTCGGCGTCGGCGAACACGATATTGGGATTTTCCCTCCCCATTGCCCGTCGATAAACAGCTGCATGTCCGACATTTGCATCTCCTGGCTGACGACTCGATAGCGTCAATATCGGCCAGGCACGTTGCGAGTGATTGATCAAAAGCGGCAAATCGCTGCCGCTTTGGCACCGGCGCGCTCCCCCACATGCGGCGCACGCTGGCAGCAATAACGTCAGCAAAAGTCGCTTCGCATCAAGCCCATGAAATCTGCCCTCCTACACTCGCAGGACAAAAGCGCAGCATCGAATGCCGCGCCACCTGCCAGCCTGACAAGGGGAAAAACCATGATAAAAGCCGCCGAGCGCTCCGACATGAACCTGGACCATTGGCAGCAGCGAACCGATCTGGCCTGTGCCTTTCGTTGGGCTGCCAGGCTCGGCATGCACGAGTCGATCGCCAATCATTTCAGCGTGGCGGTCTCAAGCGACGGGCGTCAGTTTCTGATCAACCCGTATGGCAAGCACTTCTCGCGCCTCAGGGCCAGCGACTTGATAGTGGTCGATGCCGACGATCCGAGCACCCTGGATCGCCCCGATGCCCCCGACATCACCGCCTGGGCCTTACACAGTGCCCTGCACCGCAACCAGCCGCAGGCGCGCTGCATTCTGCACACGCACTCCAGGTATGCAACGGTGCTGGCGTGCCTGGCCGACTCGCGATTGCCGCCAATCGAGCAGAATTCAATGCGTTTTTTCGAGCGGGTGGCCATCGACGAAGGCTTCGACGGCATGGGCCTGGGTGACGAGGCGCAACGGGTCAGTCTGCTGCTGGACAGCAAGCCGATCCTGTTGATGGGCAACCATGGACTGCTGGTCGCGGCACCGAGCATTGCCCAGGCATTCGACGACCTGTACTACTTCGAGCGCGCCTGCGAGACCTACATCACTGCATTATCGACGGGGCTGCCCTTGCGTATTGCCAGCGACGAGGTCGCCCGCAAGACTGCGCGGCAGTGGCTGGATTATCCGGGGTTTGCCGAGAAGCATTTTGCAGCGCTGATGGGGATTCTGGATGAGGAGGAGCCTGGATATCGCGGTTGAATGTTATTGCGGGCGCTGCGCGCCCGAGCGTCGCAGCGGCGCACCGAGCCTGCGGCAGCGGCTTGGGTTCGGCGTCACACGGGCATGTAGCCGCTGCCGCAGGCTGTCGCAGAGGCACACCAGCCCGACCGCACAGCGGTCGCAGCTATTTTCAATCCTTCACCGTCGTCTGCCTGGGCTCCCTACCCAACGGCTGACGCATCACCGGCGCCGTCCAGGTCTGGCTGCGATCCTCGCTCGGCGGGCAGCCGAACCGGGCGCGGTAGGCCCGGGAGAAATGCTCCAACGAGCCGAACCCGGAGCTGGCCGCGACCTGCGCCACGCTCAGCTTGGTCTGCTGCAGCAGGCTATGGGCCTTGGCCAGGCGCAACGCAATGTAGTACTTGAGTGGCGACAGCCCGGTGTAGTGCTTGAACTGTCGCTCCAGCTGGCGTTGGGACAGCCCGACCCGGCTGGCAATTGCCTCGCAATCGAGCGGCTCTTCCAGCGCCTGTTCCATCAGCATCACTGCCCGGCGCATCTTGCCGCTGTAGAGCCGGGTGTTGGACTGGTCACCGTCGAGTTGATTTTGAGCCGGCTCACGCACCCGCCCGACCAACAGGTGCATGCCGATTTCCCGGGCCAGGTCGCTGTCGATACTTTGCCCAAGCCAGCCCAGCATCATGTCCAGGGTGGTGGTGGCGCCGGCGCAGGTCAGGCGCTGGCGTTGCAATGTATAGAGCTGAGGCTTGGCCTGTACGCGCGGATAGCTTTCCTGGAACCCCTGCAGGTTGTCCCAGTGAACCGCCGCCTCATAGCCATCGAGTACCCCGGCGGCGGCGAGCAGTTCGGTGCCGGTTTCCACACCGGCCAGCACCGCGCCGAACAGCGCCTGCTTCCTCAGCCAGCTTTTGAGCAGATGGTTCTGGCTGTGCTTGTGGACATCGAAGCTGGCGATGACGAAGCAGACATCGAAACCTTGCTCGGTCTGGATTGCAGCCTGGGCCATGCTCGACACGCCATTGCTGGCCTGCACCGGCTGGCCGTCCAGAGACAGCAGGGTCCACTCAAACAGCGATCGCTGGGCCAGCCAATTGGCGATCGCCAAGGGTTCGAGGATCGCCGCCAGGCCCAGGTTGGAAAACGACGGCAGCATCAACACGGCAATACGCAACGGATCTGCACCTTGCTGCCGCCAATCCACTCCACCCACGCCTGATCCGTTGCTCATGCTGCGCCTCTGCGTATCAAGGGTTGCTGTCATCTTGGCTGGCTGCGCCAATGCGGATGAATCCATACCGGTACCTGGGCCTTGGGCAATGGTGGCAGATTGAGAATCATATCGCTGGCCTTCTCCGCAATCATCACCGTCGGCGCGTTGGTGTTGCCGCTGACGATAGTCGGCATGATCGAGGCGTCGATCACCCTCAACCCTTCCAGGCCATGCACCCGAAGTTCCGGGTCGACCACCGCCTCCGGATCGCTGGCCGGGCCCATCTTGCAGGTGCCGCTGGCATGGTAACCGGTTTCCGTCACCCTCCGGGCCCAGGCGTCCAGCTCGCTATCGCTGTACGCCGAAGGGCCTGGCAACAGCTCGGCGCCCTTGAGCTCGCGCATGGCCGGCTGATCCATGATTTCCCTGACCAGCCGGGCGCCTGCGCGCATGTCATTACGGTCCTGCTCGGTCTTCAGGTAATTGAACAGGATGCGCGGCGCATGACGCGGGTCGGCGCTTTTCAACGTAACGCTACCCAGGCTGGTCGGACGCATCAAGTCGATGTGGATCTGGAAGGCATGGGCAGGTACCAGGTCCAC is a window from the Pseudomonas sp. LS1212 genome containing:
- a CDS encoding class II aldolase and adducin N-terminal domain-containing protein, with protein sequence MNLDHWQQRTDLACAFRWAARLGMHESIANHFSVAVSSDGRQFLINPYGKHFSRLRASDLIVVDADDPSTLDRPDAPDITAWALHSALHRNQPQARCILHTHSRYATVLACLADSRLPPIEQNSMRFFERVAIDEGFDGMGLGDEAQRVSLLLDSKPILLMGNHGLLVAAPSIAQAFDDLYYFERACETYITALSTGLPLRIASDEVARKTARQWLDYPGFAEKHFAALMGILDEEEPGYRG
- a CDS encoding GlxA family transcriptional regulator, whose product is MSNGSGVGGVDWRQQGADPLRIAVLMLPSFSNLGLAAILEPLAIANWLAQRSLFEWTLLSLDGQPVQASNGVSSMAQAAIQTEQGFDVCFVIASFDVHKHSQNHLLKSWLRKQALFGAVLAGVETGTELLAAAGVLDGYEAAVHWDNLQGFQESYPRVQAKPQLYTLQRQRLTCAGATTTLDMMLGWLGQSIDSDLAREIGMHLLVGRVREPAQNQLDGDQSNTRLYSGKMRRAVMLMEQALEEPLDCEAIASRVGLSQRQLERQFKHYTGLSPLKYYIALRLAKAHSLLQQTKLSVAQVAASSGFGSLEHFSRAYRARFGCPPSEDRSQTWTAPVMRQPLGREPRQTTVKD